A region of Chloracidobacterium sp. DNA encodes the following proteins:
- a CDS encoding ATP synthase F0 subunit C, producing MKNLKFVFFATMAIALLAISTFAQAGGAADNESSVLAAKAIGGGIGFGLAAGLAGIGQGLVGSRAAEGAARNPGAAGTVQTLMIIALALIESLVLFALLIVFVKL from the coding sequence ATGAAAAACTTAAAATTTGTATTTTTTGCGACCATGGCAATTGCCTTGTTAGCAATTTCAACATTTGCTCAGGCTGGCGGAGCCGCTGATAACGAATCGTCGGTACTTGCTGCAAAAGCAATCGGCGGCGGCATCGGTTTCGGCCTCGCAGCCGGTTTGGCAGGTATCGGCCAGGGCCTCGTTGGTTCGCGTGCTGCTGAAGGTGCTGCACGCAATCCCGGAGCAGCAGGAACGGTTCAGACGCTTATGATCATCGCACTCGCACTTATCGAGTCACTGGTGCTCTTTGCCCTGCTCATCGTTTTCGTCAAGCTTTAA
- a CDS encoding DUF4129 domain-containing protein gives MALMHNSNKVINAAILFGVLLVALCPVFAATLDDYQKRLEAARMDIIALRRLDDDASGFERLEREKLEDIRRSIPKTEQLELQSGSVATDNQWLHDELGAYLEETDPEPRQTLLLSIEERITAIGEKVGELQEATTIERTKDEDKQKLAEILRREEYQRAEVKDESLFQKWSKAFWDWIATFFPKPSISSPTEPGFGSLKFLLQILIYAAVIGAIGFLLYRFWPLMVGRFGFKTKEKKHDRVILGERIGEDESADDLFSEAERLALDGHLRDAIRKGYIAVLCELSDRKIIGLARHKTNRDYLRDVRKRAGLFENMSGLTGTYERNWYGLRPSEKEDWEDFRDRYKQTMTSAKT, from the coding sequence ATGGCATTGATGCACAATTCCAACAAGGTAATAAATGCGGCGATCCTTTTCGGGGTCTTGTTAGTTGCCTTGTGTCCTGTGTTTGCGGCAACGCTCGACGATTATCAAAAGCGGCTTGAAGCCGCACGTATGGACATTATTGCTCTTCGGCGTTTGGACGATGACGCTAGCGGTTTTGAGCGTTTGGAGCGTGAGAAGCTTGAAGATATCCGCAGATCGATTCCGAAAACCGAGCAGCTAGAATTACAGAGCGGCAGTGTTGCGACAGACAATCAGTGGCTTCATGACGAACTTGGGGCTTACCTTGAGGAGACCGATCCAGAACCGAGACAAACTTTACTCTTGAGTATTGAGGAGCGCATTACAGCTATTGGCGAGAAGGTCGGTGAACTGCAAGAAGCAACAACCATAGAAAGAACCAAGGATGAAGACAAGCAAAAACTGGCTGAAATTTTGCGTCGAGAAGAATATCAAAGAGCGGAAGTTAAGGACGAGAGCTTGTTTCAAAAATGGAGTAAGGCGTTTTGGGATTGGATCGCAACATTCTTTCCAAAGCCGTCTATATCGTCGCCGACCGAGCCCGGCTTTGGTTCGCTTAAATTTCTTCTGCAGATACTTATATATGCGGCAGTTATTGGTGCAATAGGGTTTTTGCTATATCGTTTCTGGCCTCTTATGGTCGGCCGTTTTGGCTTCAAAACAAAGGAGAAAAAACACGACCGTGTGATACTTGGCGAACGCATTGGGGAAGACGAGTCAGCAGACGATCTCTTTTCAGAGGCAGAACGACTCGCCCTCGACGGACATCTAAGAGATGCAATTCGCAAGGGTTATATAGCCGTGCTTTGCGAGCTAAGTGACCGCAAGATCATTGGCCTCGCACGGCACAAGACAAACCGAGACTACCTGCGTGACGTCCGAAAGCGGGCCGGACTTTTCGAAAATATGTCGGGCCTAACCGGCACATATGAACGCAATTGGTATGGCCTGCGTCCGTCGGAGAAAGAGGATTGGGAAGATTTTCGCGATAGATATAAGCAGACGATGACTTCTGCAAAGACTTAG
- a CDS encoding MoxR family ATPase: protein MLNHTPSTVAHILNELRKTIVGQDEVIEQILVAILAEGHALIEGVPGTAKTLTVKTLAKIIGAQFSRIQFTPDLMPSDITGTNVFNMQTSQFNMRHGPIFTDILLADEINRTPPKTQAALLEAMEERQATIDGERYQLSPLFTVLATENPIEYEGTYPLPEAQLDRFLMKILIDYPQAVDEEEIVARWDAGFNSRHLEQVHIEPLPDAAAIQHCRMEVRGMRMEPGVQKYIVEIVRKTRTHPTILYGASPRASVALLLCSKALAAIRGRDFPTPDDIRDVATPVLRHRLALRAEAELDGATTDAVISDILKTVEVPR from the coding sequence ATGCTAAATCACACACCTTCTACCGTTGCACATATTTTGAATGAGCTTCGCAAGACCATTGTCGGTCAAGACGAGGTAATTGAGCAGATCCTCGTTGCGATATTGGCCGAAGGCCACGCTTTGATCGAGGGAGTTCCTGGAACGGCTAAAACGCTGACTGTTAAGACACTCGCCAAGATCATCGGAGCCCAATTCTCACGCATCCAATTTACGCCTGACCTGATGCCTTCGGATATTACGGGCACCAACGTTTTTAATATGCAGACGTCGCAGTTCAATATGCGTCACGGGCCGATCTTTACCGACATCTTGCTGGCTGATGAGATCAACCGCACGCCGCCAAAAACGCAGGCCGCTTTGCTCGAAGCGATGGAAGAACGGCAGGCGACAATCGACGGCGAGCGTTATCAGTTATCGCCGCTTTTTACAGTTTTGGCGACTGAGAATCCGATAGAGTACGAGGGAACTTATCCGCTGCCCGAGGCTCAGCTTGATCGTTTTTTGATGAAGATATTGATCGACTATCCGCAAGCTGTAGATGAAGAGGAGATAGTCGCTCGATGGGATGCCGGATTTAACTCGCGGCATCTGGAACAGGTGCATATCGAGCCGCTGCCGGATGCCGCTGCGATACAACATTGCCGCATGGAGGTTCGCGGGATGCGGATGGAACCAGGCGTCCAAAAATATATCGTGGAGATCGTGCGAAAGACGCGAACGCATCCTACAATTCTTTACGGAGCGAGTCCGCGTGCATCCGTCGCTCTGCTTCTTTGTTCAAAAGCCCTTGCCGCGATTCGGGGCCGCGATTTTCCAACGCCGGACGACATTCGCGATGTTGCCACACCGGTTTTACGTCATCGGCTTGCACTTCGAGCCGAGGCGGAACTCGATGGAGCAACTACCGACGCTGTGATCTCGGATATTCTAAAAACTGTTGAAGTTCCTAGATAA
- a CDS encoding protein kinase: MIDEFEGKIIAEKYRIESILRDSDLGVLYRGWHVMMDKPVTVKILAPALAVDKRFVERFLAEAKTLSQAANQNILNVTDFGTDTRGVSYTVYEAADGETVTSLVERDDQLSISQALNIAKQAASGIASAHSKNLRHGALTPEKIFLATSGENESVKVLDFGIQPVGWNSNTDIEYLSPEQYADTNKGDARSDIYSLGVIIYKMLAGVVPFAGKTTNELKLKHDSEPPAPLSSFRSDLPPDLEPMILSAIAIDPEKRYQSMRAFAEDLELVSGGISVPQKAAAAPTRNIWQTAFIALIGISLLAGALIYATSIKKTDPTVQLQADVGSLPVQPIGPATGAQEESLAKLPAMTDAEIMAVQSSNSALPMDSLPGGDGYNAWANGGAPPIGAPPAQYIPPGGQYYTVDPNGSQFMPQDGGVILVPVPANTSTAVKPSPTPKTQTANTTVQPTPAPVTTPKPLATPPKTDKPLTGQPNKDKGASVEKPAKNSKPKTQ; this comes from the coding sequence ATGATCGACGAATTTGAAGGGAAAATTATAGCCGAGAAGTACAGGATCGAATCGATCCTGCGCGACAGCGATCTCGGCGTTCTTTATCGAGGCTGGCATGTCATGATGGACAAGCCCGTGACGGTGAAGATACTCGCGCCCGCACTTGCCGTCGATAAACGATTTGTCGAACGGTTTCTGGCCGAGGCAAAAACACTCTCACAAGCTGCAAATCAAAACATTCTCAACGTCACCGATTTTGGCACAGATACTCGCGGGGTAAGCTACACCGTTTATGAAGCCGCAGACGGTGAAACTGTAACTAGTCTTGTTGAGAGAGACGATCAACTGTCGATATCCCAAGCCTTGAACATCGCAAAACAAGCCGCGTCCGGCATTGCATCTGCTCACAGCAAGAATCTGCGCCACGGAGCCTTGACCCCGGAAAAAATATTCTTGGCGACAAGTGGTGAGAACGAATCAGTAAAAGTGTTGGATTTTGGAATACAACCCGTCGGTTGGAATTCCAACACAGATATCGAATATCTATCGCCGGAACAATATGCCGACACAAACAAAGGCGACGCACGTTCGGATATCTATTCGCTCGGTGTCATCATTTACAAAATGCTCGCCGGCGTTGTTCCATTCGCAGGCAAGACAACAAATGAATTAAAACTCAAACACGATTCCGAACCGCCTGCACCGTTGTCGTCGTTTCGCAGCGATCTGCCGCCCGACCTCGAACCGATGATCCTTAGTGCGATCGCCATTGATCCTGAAAAACGTTATCAATCAATGCGTGCCTTTGCCGAGGACCTGGAACTTGTTTCCGGCGGCATCTCCGTTCCGCAAAAAGCCGCTGCCGCACCAACAAGAAACATCTGGCAAACAGCCTTCATAGCTTTAATAGGCATCTCGCTTCTCGCTGGCGCTTTGATATACGCAACCTCGATCAAAAAGACCGATCCAACCGTGCAGCTACAAGCGGATGTTGGAAGTTTACCGGTTCAGCCCATTGGCCCGGCAACTGGTGCACAGGAAGAAAGTCTTGCGAAGTTACCTGCAATGACGGACGCCGAGATAATGGCAGTTCAAAGTTCCAATTCGGCTTTGCCGATGGATTCGCTTCCGGGCGGCGATGGATATAATGCATGGGCAAACGGCGGAGCTCCGCCGATCGGTGCCCCGCCGGCTCAATACATTCCGCCCGGCGGCCAGTATTACACTGTCGACCCAAATGGCAGCCAGTTCATGCCACAAGATGGCGGCGTGATACTTGTTCCCGTTCCGGCAAATACAAGCACAGCCGTTAAGCCTTCACCCACACCAAAGACTCAAACTGCTAACACTACTGTTCAGCCGACACCAGCACCTGTCACGACACCAAAACCGCTGGCAACGCCGCCCAAAACAGACAAGCCCTTGACCGGTCAACCAAATAAAGACAAAGGTGCCTCTGTCGAAAAGCCGGCTAAAAACAGCAAGCCGAAAACTCAGTAA
- a CDS encoding sulfite exporter TauE/SafE family protein, which yields MTLYALIVLIVVFFLTSVVGVVTGSNSLIAVPVMFQFGIDPRVAVATNMFGLVFMSIGGTIPFLRQGKIEFGRIAPLVAITLLGSALGAGIVGLITGEAIKVIVSVAMISVVIFTLVKRRSGIEKAKPVSRSAMVLTFVLTFLLGIYGGLYSGGYVTILTATLVAFFGMTYSEAVANTKFINVFSSAIATVVFMWQGLVDYKLGAILGVTMFLGAYVGAHYVTKLNDIWIRRIFLSAVLLLAIKTLYDFV from the coding sequence ATGACACTTTACGCACTAATAGTTTTGATCGTTGTTTTCTTTTTGACGAGTGTCGTTGGCGTCGTCACAGGTAGTAATTCTTTGATCGCTGTGCCGGTGATGTTCCAGTTCGGTATAGATCCACGCGTTGCTGTTGCGACAAATATGTTCGGCCTTGTTTTTATGTCGATCGGTGGTACGATCCCTTTTCTGCGGCAGGGGAAAATTGAGTTTGGAAGGATCGCTCCGCTTGTTGCTATAACATTACTTGGCTCGGCGTTGGGAGCAGGGATTGTAGGCCTTATCACAGGCGAAGCGATAAAAGTAATCGTCTCGGTTGCGATGATCTCCGTTGTTATTTTCACGCTCGTAAAACGGCGATCAGGAATTGAAAAGGCTAAACCGGTTTCGCGCAGCGCGATGGTTTTGACTTTTGTCCTAACATTTCTTTTGGGTATTTACGGAGGGCTTTACAGCGGAGGTTATGTCACGATCCTGACCGCAACGCTTGTTGCGTTTTTTGGGATGACTTATTCCGAGGCCGTCGCGAATACCAAGTTTATTAATGTCTTTTCGTCAGCCATTGCGACGGTCGTTTTTATGTGGCAAGGTTTAGTGGATTACAAACTCGGTGCGATCCTCGGCGTGACGATGTTTTTGGGCGCTTATGTCGGGGCTCATTACGTCACAAAGTTAAACGACATTTGGATAAGACGGATATTTTTATCGGCAGTATTATTGCTAGCGATTAAAACACTATATGACTTTGTTTAA
- the atpB gene encoding F0F1 ATP synthase subunit A yields MFLFSEGGGHHMPLIVEFVNHYLGEPVHRFQVAYTKPLWTKFFANFGTTPEKVFGAEYTVENAIPWYTIMFVIACIITVIVVKLLKGKLSEDDPKPGQLTLEAGYLAIKDMIGSIIGHHGARHFPVVATFGTLILVSNLMGQFPLFMSPTASVNVTYALGVSSFVYYNYIGISENGLFGHIKHFAGPKLPLLMIPITMLIFFIEIISNSIRPFTLGVRLFANMFSDEQVFLQITNLAPPFTHFIVPLILTLLGVFVAFVQAFVFTLLSMIYIGEVSHAPHDDHGDEHHGEAAVAHA; encoded by the coding sequence ATGTTCTTATTTTCAGAAGGCGGCGGACATCATATGCCGCTCATTGTAGAGTTTGTAAACCACTACCTTGGTGAACCGGTACATCGTTTTCAAGTGGCATACACAAAGCCGCTTTGGACGAAGTTTTTTGCCAATTTCGGCACAACACCGGAGAAGGTTTTCGGGGCTGAATACACTGTTGAAAATGCGATCCCGTGGTACACGATAATGTTTGTCATTGCATGTATCATCACGGTCATCGTCGTCAAACTGCTCAAGGGCAAACTTTCCGAGGACGACCCGAAGCCCGGACAGCTAACGCTTGAGGCCGGTTATCTCGCTATCAAAGACATGATCGGCAGCATCATAGGCCATCATGGTGCGCGGCATTTTCCGGTCGTAGCGACATTTGGAACATTAATACTTGTATCCAATCTGATGGGCCAGTTTCCGCTCTTTATGTCGCCGACCGCTTCGGTAAACGTGACTTACGCCCTCGGTGTTTCGTCCTTTGTTTATTACAACTATATCGGCATTTCCGAGAACGGGCTTTTTGGCCACATCAAGCATTTTGCCGGGCCAAAACTTCCGCTCCTGATGATACCTATCACGATGCTGATCTTCTTTATCGAGATCATCAGTAATTCGATCAGGCCGTTCACGCTCGGTGTTCGTCTGTTTGCAAATATGTTCTCGGACGAGCAGGTGTTTTTACAGATCACAAATCTGGCACCGCCGTTCACACATTTCATAGTGCCGCTCATTCTGACGTTGTTAGGCGTATTTGTGGCATTTGTTCAGGCGTTCGTGTTCACACTTCTTTCGATGATCTATATCGGCGAAGTCTCACACGCACCGCATGATGATCACGGCGATGAGCATCACGGCGAAGCGGCTGTGGCTCACGCATAA
- a CDS encoding DUF4350 domain-containing protein encodes MKQKLFIFLFLILIVVTLVGLNAASYVQKEKTPDSELSPNRSTFNVGATGTNALYSLLSETGRKVIRWQEPPSALLAAKKNVPSVFVVIGSLRREFAEDEIEPLLKWVSNGGRLVLIDREPPSELVTTTANWRIKFDSESPFKFLSVDPSDQNQMTADMQAIKPVQPTTFTNSINAIQPSRLASSIKFERFENDETKSTGQGSGIGSGTIMPPPPPKSMQTADEYYDDSESEFSAEPEPSMESSSNDPTTKKNKLYTVPSPTPVKIEQFVLNTDNTNSPSQSAPVVHFASESRNLLVEVPFGEGKIVFLADPFIVSNGGIGLVDNAQLTINILAAGNSPIAFDEYHQGYGANNNKFLEFFEGTPVVAIFLQCLLLAGFVFFSQSRRFARAVPEVEPDRFSKLEYVSAMAELQERTHSFDLAIENIYKEFRRRAARLLGADNYTVRYDDLAKLIAERTGLDPTSVAGTLFKSEEIIRGEPTNKREVLELSGELRHLEERLGLTRNRKSRI; translated from the coding sequence ATGAAGCAAAAGCTGTTCATTTTTCTTTTTCTAATTCTGATCGTAGTTACGCTGGTCGGGCTGAATGCAGCGTCCTACGTTCAGAAAGAGAAAACACCGGACAGCGAATTATCACCAAATCGTTCGACCTTCAACGTCGGAGCAACGGGAACAAACGCACTTTATTCGTTGCTTTCGGAAACCGGCCGCAAGGTCATTCGATGGCAGGAACCGCCATCTGCTTTGCTGGCCGCAAAGAAAAATGTGCCGTCGGTCTTTGTGGTGATCGGGTCATTGCGGCGCGAATTTGCAGAGGATGAGATAGAACCTCTCTTAAAATGGGTCTCAAACGGCGGAAGGCTTGTCCTGATCGATCGAGAGCCGCCGTCTGAACTCGTCACAACTACGGCAAATTGGCGGATCAAATTTGATAGTGAGAGTCCATTCAAATTTCTGAGCGTCGATCCGTCCGACCAAAATCAGATGACCGCCGATATGCAGGCGATCAAACCGGTTCAGCCAACCACTTTTACAAACAGTATCAATGCGATCCAGCCGTCCCGATTGGCGTCGTCGATTAAGTTTGAGCGGTTTGAAAACGATGAAACCAAGTCAACCGGACAGGGAAGCGGCATTGGAAGCGGAACGATAATGCCTCCGCCACCCCCTAAAAGTATGCAGACCGCAGACGAGTATTATGATGACTCGGAATCTGAATTTTCAGCCGAACCTGAACCGTCGATGGAAAGCAGTTCGAATGATCCGACAACAAAGAAAAACAAACTATACACTGTCCCGTCTCCAACGCCTGTTAAGATCGAACAGTTTGTATTGAATACGGATAACACAAATTCTCCGAGTCAATCAGCGCCTGTCGTCCATTTCGCATCGGAATCGAGAAACTTACTTGTTGAAGTGCCGTTCGGCGAAGGCAAGATCGTTTTTCTTGCAGACCCGTTTATTGTTTCCAATGGTGGTATCGGACTTGTCGATAACGCACAGCTTACGATAAATATTCTGGCCGCGGGTAATTCGCCGATCGCATTTGACGAATATCATCAGGGATACGGAGCTAACAATAATAAATTCCTTGAGTTTTTCGAAGGGACGCCTGTTGTAGCGATATTCTTGCAATGCCTTCTACTCGCCGGTTTCGTTTTCTTCTCACAAAGCCGACGTTTTGCGCGGGCTGTGCCCGAAGTGGAACCCGACCGATTTTCAAAACTGGAATATGTTTCGGCGATGGCCGAGCTGCAGGAACGTACGCACTCTTTTGATCTCGCGATCGAGAATATCTACAAAGAATTTCGGCGCCGGGCCGCAAGGTTGTTGGGAGCGGATAATTACACTGTGAGATATGACGATCTCGCAAAGCTTATAGCTGAGCGAACAGGCCTCGATCCAACGAGCGTTGCCGGTACGCTTTTCAAATCTGAAGAGATCATTCGCGGTGAACCGACGAACAAGCGTGAAGTTTTAGAGTTGTCGGGTGAACTTCGTCATTTGGAAGAGAGACTTGGGTTGACGCGCAATCGTAAAAGCAGAATCTAG